TCATCATTAAAGCAACACCATTAGAGAAAATAACAGGGTGTTCCTCTTTCAAATGAAAAGCTGaattgaaaaacaagaaaacacactcagggattttgcagttttatttggttttgtatgaccagtagcttgtggtggctaatgttagcaagctTGACCTATATTCTGCAGACAGTTTGATGCCtttattcctctttttcttttcctcctttccaGCAGGTGTGGCACCTGTAATGCCTTAACATAATCCCTTATACAAGCAGATCTACTGTCCATCTGGTGAACAGACTGACACAAAACTGCCATATTGCCACATTACTTACATGCTAGATTTCTAACTGAGTAACCTCATTGTGCTCTCTTtaaacagatatggcctctgCTCCTGCATCATCCAGTGAGACCTGCTCACTGGACAAGCATCTAACATGCTCCATCTGCATGGATACATTTGAGGATCCTGTCACTACAGCTTGTGGCCACTCATTCTGCAAGAAATGTCTGAACTTCAACTTTAGGTACAACGACAGGGTGTGCCCCCTATGCAAGAATCCTCTGAGCAGAGTCCCAGATGTGAACATCATCCTGAGAGATATTGTCCAACAGTATAAGGAGAAAAAGAATGATTTGTACACTGGGAAGGACGGCGAGGTGGCCTGTGACATTTGCACAGAACAAAAGCTGAAGGCAAAGAAGTCCTGCCTCGTGTGTCTTGCCTCATATTGTAAGACCCACTTGAAGAATCATTCTTCAACTGAAAGACTGAAAGGCCACAAGTTAGTGGCACCTGTGAAGAACTTGGATGACAGGGCCTGTCTGAAGCATGGACGTCCCTTGGAGCTGTACAGCAGGAAGCGGCAGAGATGCATTTGTGCTCTCTGCCTGGAAGAAGGTCTGGAGGAGGTCGTCTCTACTGAAGACGAATGGGAGAAGAAACAGGTGAATTAACCTATGAAAGAATGAATTAAGTCATAATGTACACACATGAAAACGTCACTGTGTATCAAGTTGTCTGTCTTCATCATGTTATACCACCAAGGAGAATGTTTGAAGTTGGGATATTGACTTGTTTTTTGGTTTATCACAGGTTGAACTTGAAAACGCCAAGACAGAATTAGAAGCAAAAATTAAGAGGAAGAAATCACAGGTGAATGAGATTAATACATCGCTGAAGAGCTGCAAGGTAAGCTCCAAGGAAGACAAACTGATGTAGTTCTTCAAAACCAAATCAGTTACTCTACAGATTTAGTCTGGTTGAAAGTGGTGTTGTCATTCCGGCCAAACAAGTGCAGTTTTGTAGAAGTAATACAACTGTATGTTGTGGTATATGTAGCATTTCTGATACGTTTCttagtcatccaggtcatgatTATCCTAGAAGGTctgaatcaagggcaactggacttcatTGTAGATACTCAACAATGTTTCATCTGTTTCTGACTCAGTTCTGATTGACTGGTGGGGAGACCCAGGTATTAATCCTCTCTGGGTACACCATCAAAGCTactgatgaaatgaaatttatAAGACAGACAAAAGGGTCAAATGTTGAATGGACAGTGCTTGACTTTCTCCCATTTTCAGGACCAGCTTGAAAATGAGTGGTGGGAAATTGAGGCTGTGTTCACAGCTGTGCTCGCCATTGTGGAGGAAGCCCAGGAACAAGCTCTTCGGCCACTGAAGGACAGAAGGCAGGTTGTGGAGAAGGAGGCAGAAGACCTCAAAAAAGGGCTAGAAGCAGAGATCAGCAGCCTCAGGAAGACCATCTCTGAGCTGGATGATATATCACCACTTGAGGATCATATCCATTTCCTGCAGGTGAGAAGAAATTCTAAGCATTTCAGGACTCCTTTTGGGACAAGTGATGTTGAGAGTGCGTATTATCAGGTGCTCCACAAAGATAAAGTTACtataaattgctgtttttggCTACACCTTTCAGAAATTAC
This is a stretch of genomic DNA from Lates calcarifer isolate ASB-BC8 unplaced genomic scaffold, TLL_Latcal_v3 _unitig_1872_quiver_2040, whole genome shotgun sequence. It encodes these proteins:
- the LOC108891078 gene encoding E3 ubiquitin-protein ligase TRIM39 isoform X4 gives rise to the protein MASAPASSSETCSLDKHLTCSICMDTFEDPVTTACGHSFCKKCLNFNFRYNDRVCPLCKNPLSRVPDVNIILRDIVQQYKEKKNDLYTGKDGEVACDICTEQKLKAKKSCLVCLASYCKTHLKNHSSTERLKGHKLVAPVKNLDDRACLKHGRPLELYSRKRQRCICALCLEEGLEEVVSTEDEWEKKQVELENAKTELEAKIKRKKSQVNEINTSLKSCKDQLENEWWEIEAVFTAVLAIVEEAQEQALRPLKDRRQVVEKEAEDLKKGLEAEISSLRKTISELDDISPLEDHIHFLQSYPSLQDLDDVKDWAEVKFDTSLSFGTMRKITAIMMEKIQQKLEELTSTEIKRVQKFTVDVKLDPTTAHQRLVLSDDGKEVKDGGEDREVDDTPQRFDMFGSVLGCNSLTSGKSYWEVEVGNKTGWDLGITRGDANRKGKLSLNPDNGYWVTVHYEEEKFAALTTPPIRLSLKKKPEKVGVFVDYEEGIVSFYNVTAQSHIYSFTECLFKDDLFPYLSPHVKQDDKNIDPLIISAVKQCEQDMDES
- the LOC108891078 gene encoding E3 ubiquitin-protein ligase TRIM39 isoform X5 — translated: MASAPASSSETCSLDKHLTCSICMDTFEDPVTTACGHSFCKKCLNFNFRYNDRVCPLCKNPLSRVPDVNIILRDIVQQYKEKKNDLYTGKDGEVACDICTEQKLKAKKSCLVCLASYCKTHLKNHSSTERLKGHKLVAPVKNLDDRACLKHGRPLELYSRKRQRCICALCLEEGLEEVVSTEDEWEKKQVELENAKTELEAKIKRKKSQVNEINTSLKSCKDQLENEWWEIEAVFTAVLAIVEEAQEQALRPLKDRRQVVEKEAEDLKKGLEAEISSLRKTISELDDISPLEDHIHFLQSYPSLQDLDDVKDWAEVKFDTSLSFGTMRKITAIMMEKIQQKLEELTSTEIKRVQKFTVDVKLDPTTAHQRLVLSDDGKEVKDGGEDREVDDTPQRFDMFGSVLGRNSLTSGKSYWEVEVGNKTGWDLGITRGDANRKGKLSLNPDNGYWVTVHYEEEKFAALTTPPIRLSLEEKPEKVGVFVDYEEGIVSFYNVTAQSHIYSFTDCLFRDELFPYLSPHVKQDDKNGNPLIISAVKQCA